The genomic region ACAACCAGTACACCGCTCCGCTGCACGGCTTCGAAGACGCCTGGGATTATTACCGGCGAAATTCATCGATACACTTCCTCGACAGAATAAACGTACCGACGCTCGTCGTCAATGCGCAGAACGACCCGATGCTGGCCCCGGAATGTTTCCCGGAAGCGCTGGCCCGGAAACTTTCGTGCGTCTGGATGGAGTTCCCGGAAGAAGGCGGGCATTGCGGCTTTCCGCCGGCCGATTCAAAAAATGAAGTGTACTGGTCGGAGGAGCGGGCGCTGCGGTTTTTAAAGGAACATGCGTGAAAGGAAACGATTATGATACCCCAACAACACCTGGTCAGTCAGTTTTTTCAGACGCAGCCGGTTCGGCGGGCGTATCTGTTTGGTTCGCAGGCACGGAGCGAAGCCACCCCGGAGAGCGATATTGATATTTTGGTGGAGCTGGATAAGGAGGCAGACCTGTTTCAGTTTGCAGATATGATGATTGGTCTTCAAAATCTGCTCAACAAGAAAGTAGATTTGGTATCTGCGGAAGGCCTTTCTCCATACATCAAGCCCTATATCGATAGAGACAAGATTTTGATTCATGAAAAAAAAGCCGAGTGAGTTGACCCGGCTTTATCATATGCTTAATGCTATTGATGATGTTCAAAAATTTGTTGAGGGGGTGACTTACGAGGAGTATATGAATGATTATATGCGCCGTTTGGCCTTAGTCAAGTTGTTGGAAATCATTGGGGAAGCATCTGGTCATGTTTGAAAAGAATTACGACAGCGTTTCTCTGATATAGAATGGCAGACATTGACGATCGTTCGGCACATTCTTGTCCATGAATACTTTGGAATAGATTATAACGTCATTTGAAACGCTATTCAAAATAAAATACCAGCACTTCGTCAGAAACTTGAATTAGTGATTGAGGAGTATCCTAAAGAAAACGAGTGAGCTTTTTTATGCTGACCAAACCGATTGAACAGACGTATCTCGTCATTGATTTTGACAGCACGTTTACGAAAGTAGAAGGGCTGGATGTGCTGGCCGAAATCTCGCTGGCCGGAAACCGCGAGCGCGACCGCATTGTGGAAGAGATTAAAGCGATTACCGACCGCGGCATGTCGGGCGAAATCTCGCTGGCACAGTCGCTCGAAATGCGGCTCAGGCTGCTGCAGGCCCACCGCGACCACATTCCGGCCCTGCTGGAAGTGCTGAAAGATAAAATTTCGGATTCGTTCCAGCGCAACCGCGACTTCCTGATCGAAAACGCCGAGCAGATTTACATCGTGTCGAGCGGTTTCAAGGAATTCATCGTGCCCATCGTGACAATGCTGGGCATCAAGGAGGACCACGTGTTTGCCAATACCTTCCTCTACGACGACGAAGGCAACATCGTCGGCTGCGACTGCGACAACCCGCTGGCGACCGACAAAGGTAAAGTGACGCTCATCCGGAACCTTAACCTCGACGGGGACGTATACGTGATAGGCGACGGGTACACCGACTACGAAATCAGGGAATCGGGTCTGGCCAACCGTTTCTACGCCTTCACCGAGAACGTTATGCGCCCCAAAGTCATCGAAAAAGCCGACCACATCACCCCCTCACTGGACGAGTTTCTGTATCATAACAAGCTGAGCCGCAGCCAGTCGTATCCGAAAAGTCGCATCAAGGTGCTGCTGCTGGAAAACGTTCACCCGGTCGCGGTGCATCTGTTTGAAAAGGAAGGCTTCTCGGTCGAAATCCTGAAAGGGGCGCTGGACGAGGACGAACTGATCGAAAAAGTCCGCAATGTCCATATCCTGGGGATCCGTTCCAAAACGAACGTTACCCGCCGCGTGCTCGAAAACGCCAACAAACTGATGTGCGTCGGCGCATTCTGCATCGGCACCAACCAGATCGACCTTTCGGCCTGCACCGAGCGCGGCATTGCCGTCTTCAACGCGCCGTACAGCAACACCCGGTCGGTGGTGGAACTGGCCATCGGCGAAATCATCATGCTCATCCGGAACGTGGTGCCGAAGAGCAACCAGATGCACTTGGGCAAATGGGATAAATCGGCCAACAACAGCTTCGAGGTACGCGGCAAAAAACTCGGTCTGGTGGGCTACGGCAACATCGGCACGCAGCTTTCGGTCGTGGCCGAGGCGCTGGGCATGGAAGTGTATTTCTACGACATCGTCGATAAACTGTCGCTGGGCAACGCCCGCAAGTGCCGGACGCTGGACGAACTGCTGACCGTCTCGGACATCGTCAGCCTGCATACCGACG from Tellurirhabdus rosea harbors:
- a CDS encoding nucleotidyltransferase family protein, with protein sequence MIPQQHLVSQFFQTQPVRRAYLFGSQARSEATPESDIDILVELDKEADLFQFADMMIGLQNLLNKKVDLVSAEGLSPYIKPYIDRDKILIHEKKAE
- the serA gene encoding phosphoglycerate dehydrogenase codes for the protein MLTKPIEQTYLVIDFDSTFTKVEGLDVLAEISLAGNRERDRIVEEIKAITDRGMSGEISLAQSLEMRLRLLQAHRDHIPALLEVLKDKISDSFQRNRDFLIENAEQIYIVSSGFKEFIVPIVTMLGIKEDHVFANTFLYDDEGNIVGCDCDNPLATDKGKVTLIRNLNLDGDVYVIGDGYTDYEIRESGLANRFYAFTENVMRPKVIEKADHITPSLDEFLYHNKLSRSQSYPKSRIKVLLLENVHPVAVHLFEKEGFSVEILKGALDEDELIEKVRNVHILGIRSKTNVTRRVLENANKLMCVGAFCIGTNQIDLSACTERGIAVFNAPYSNTRSVVELAIGEIIMLIRNVVPKSNQMHLGKWDKSANNSFEVRGKKLGLVGYGNIGTQLSVVAEALGMEVYFYDIVDKLSLGNARKCRTLDELLTVSDIVSLHTDGRKDNKNLIGAREFSLMKNGVIFLNLSRGHIVDIPALVDALKSGKVAGAGIDVFPYEPKTNNEEFINELRGLPNVILTPHIGGSTEEAQANIGNFVPGKLLEYINNGSTYGSVNFPELQLPLLKASHRLLHIHENVPGILAKINAIFAKHNINIQGQYLKTTESIGYVITDIAKNYDENVIQELRDIDNTIKFRLLY